Proteins from a genomic interval of Anolis sagrei isolate rAnoSag1 chromosome 1, rAnoSag1.mat, whole genome shotgun sequence:
- the SAAL1 gene encoding protein SAAL1 yields MDRNPSPPSSDSEEEAVIAGDSIGSTVYSKHWLFSVLTKLIEIITPKKDEDSEVNNEEEEEMELDDDMENDICKVWDMSMDKDVALFLQEFNAPDIFMGVFARSRCPRLTEICVGILGNMACCQEVCIAISNHKNLGEMVLLRLCDSDSPTLLETSRLLLTCLSQSEVADIWVERIRECPSVYDCICFIMSSSTNVELLVKVGEVVDKLFDLDEDLMLDWIKKGSQWSVTQPVDDSPKECPTLKIVPCLLEATKQICSEKNSEGLDVYMHILQLLTTVDEGIQTIVQSPDNGKETWSLLHNLFCCELCQPDDPPIIVQEQKTLLASILSVLSAIFSSQIKQEFVKMEKNMPLIDSSIRVLRNLDECVKRSGDSLNKSKSEEPERLERAEEDFHLKIVKDICCELLSNMLQEMSKENILEGLKQGHLNEEKCSCVFQNLLPLYLSSVKSFLEVLREADPTLADNLGKNFPSLKLQI; encoded by the exons ATGGACAGGAATCCATCCCCGCCGTCTAGTGATTCAGAAGAGGAGGCCGTCATTGCTGGAGATTCCATTGGAAGTACAGTCTATAGCAAGCACTGGCTATTCAGTGTACTTACCAAATTAATTGAA ATTATTACTCCCAAGAAAGATGAGGATTCCGAGGTAaacaatgaagaagaagaagagatggagtTAGATGACGATATGGAGAACGACATTTGTAAAGTGTGGGATATGTCCATGGATAAG GATGTGGCTTTATTTCTACAAGAGTTTAATGCCCCTGATATATTTATGGGTGTATTTGCAAGGTCTAGGTGTCCTCGACTTACT GAAATCTGTGTGGGAATATTGGGTAACATGGCCTGTTGCCAAGAAGTATGCATAGCTATTAGTAATCATAAGAACCTTGG GGAGATGGTGCTGCTGCGCTTGTGTGATTCTGATTCCCCAACCCTCCTTGAAACAAGCCG GTTACTACTGACTTGCCTCTCTCAATCTGAAGTGGCTGATATTTGGGTGGAAAGAATCCGAGAATGTCCATCTGTATATGATTGTATCTGCTTTATTATGTCTAGTTCTACAAATG TGGAGTTGCTGGTGAAAGTAGGTGAGGTAGTTGATAAGCTGTTTGACTTGGATGAAGATCTGATGTTAGACTGGATTAAAAAAGGTTCTCAATGGTCAGTGACACAGCCAGTGGATGATTCACCCAAAGAGTGTCCAACTCTTAAGATTGtaccttgtctgcttgaagcaacaAAACAAATCTG CTCAGAGAAAAATTCTGAAGGACTTGATGTTTACATGCATATCCTACAGCTCCTCACAACTGTGGATGAAGGAATTCAAACAATTG TACAGTCTCCTGATAATGGAAAAGAAACTTGGAGTTTGCTGCATAATCTGTTTTGTTGTGAACTCTGCCAACCAGATGACCCACCAATTATcgttcaagaacagaaaactctGTTGGCTTCTATATTGTCAGTTCTATCAGCCATCTTTTCTTCacaaatcaaacaagaatttGTAAAGATGGAAAAAA ATATGCCTCTGATTGATAGCTCAATAAGAGTCCTACGAAACTTGGATGAATGTGTAAAGAGATCTGGTGACAGTTTGAACAAATCTAAGTCAGAAGAGCCTGAAAGGTTGGAAAGAGCTGAGGAAGATTTCCATTTAAAAATCGTGAAGGACATCTGTTGTGAGTTACTCTCAAATATGCTTCAGGAAATGTCAAAG GAAAACATATTGGAGGGGCTCAAGCAGGGTCATTTAAATGAAGAGAAATGTTCCTGCGTATTTCAAAATCTCCTCCCTTTGTATTTATCTTCG gTGAAGAGTTTTCTTGAAGTCCTACGGGAAGCTGATCCGACTCTTGCAGACAACTTAGGAAAAAACTTCCCAAGCTTGAAACTCCAGATATAG